Part of the Desulfovibrio legallii genome, CCGCTACTTCATACGGTACGTGATGCGTCCGCGCGTGAGGTCGTAGGGCGAAAGCTCCACCTTCACACGGTCGCCGGGCAGGATGCGGATGTAAAATTTACGCATTTTGCCGGAAATATGGGCCAGCACTTCATAACCGTTTTCCAGCTGCACGCGGAACATGGCGTTGGGCAGCGCTTCCTGCACCACGCCGTCAACTTCAATAGCCCCTTCCTTAGCCATATGGCCTCCTTGATTGAAATGGATAAACGCCCGTCAGTTTCCCAAAAAAGCGGGGGGCTGTCAACCGGCGGGCACGGGTCGCCCGCCGCCGGTAAAGGCGCCACTGCGCAATAAGCCGATTGCGCACGGGTAGGGACGTTGCGCCTGCCGTTGCGCCTATGCCTGCGCAACGCAGGGGTGTTCCGGCGGCGCGGCCTTTCGGAACGTCGGCGCGCAGCGGGATTACCTTCAAGCTGCGCACCCGCCTCCCTTGCAAAGAGAACGGCCGCCCCCGCCGCCGGTAAATGCGGTCTTGGGCGGCCGCCCTCATCCTGTCGGCAGGATATTCTACCGGCGCTTTTTGCTGTTCTTTTTATGGAAAGCGACAGGCGCGGGCGGCACGGGTGCGGCCTTACGGCAGAGCAGCCACAGGCCCGCCAGGAACAGCGGCACGCAGAGCGCCTGCCCCATG contains:
- the infA gene encoding translation initiation factor IF-1, whose product is MAKEGAIEVDGVVQEALPNAMFRVQLENGYEVLAHISGKMRKFYIRILPGDRVKVELSPYDLTRGRITYRMK